From Scatophagus argus isolate fScaArg1 chromosome 2, fScaArg1.pri, whole genome shotgun sequence, a single genomic window includes:
- the LOC124065955 gene encoding keratin, type I cytoskeletal 13-like, whose translation MSTIYRSGISAVSLSSVPTFTGSRRGTSVYGGAGGRNVKVSYASSSLGSGFDLAGALGGNNNSFSVSGNEKVTMQNLNDRLASYLEKVRSLESANAQLERQIREWYEKQTPTVRDYSRYEAIIADLRRQISAATQDNARLMLQIDNARLAAEDFRIKFENELAVRMSVEVDIAGLRKVLDDLTTTRSDLEMQVEGLREELVYLKKNHAEELAALRSQVSASSVNVEVDAKPQEDISATLQEIRTQYEGIADKNRREMEAWYKVKFDELNKQVASSTQTLQISQSEISELKRTLQTLQIELQSQLSLKSALEDQLAETESRYSLQLNQLQAMVNALESELSQMRTDIERQSREYQVLLDIKTRLELEIAEYRRLLDGEDVKKTVITTEVKVQPVITQRRKVVIEELVDGKVVSRTEDVDTEIISK comes from the exons ATGAGCACCATCTACCGCTCTGGTATTTCCGCCGTGTCCCTGTCCTCAGTGCCGACATTTACCGGCTCCAGGCGGGGTACGAGCGTCTATGGCGGTGCAGGCGGTAGAAACGTCAAGGTGTCCTACGCCTCCAGCAGCCTTGGCTCTGGCTTTGACTTGGCAGGGGCCCTCGGGGGTAACAACAACAGCTTCTCCGTTTCAGGCAACGAGAAAGTGACCATGCAGAACCTCAATGACCGCCTGGCTTCCTACCTGGAAAAGGTGCGCTCTCTGGAAAGCGCCAATGCGCAGCTGGAGCGTCAAATCCGCGAGTGGTACGAGAAGCAGACCCCCACCGTCAGGGACTACAGCAGGTACGAGGCAATCATCGCCGACCTGCGGAGACAG ATCAGCGCTGCCACACAGGACAATGCCAGGCTCATGTTGCAGATTGACAATGCCAGACTGGCAGCAGAGGACTTCAGAATCAA GTTTGAGAATGAGCTGGCAGTGCGCATGTCTGTGGAGGTGGACATCGCCGGACTGCGCAAGGTTCTGGATGACCTGACTACTACCCGGTCTGACTTGGAGATGCAGGTGGAGGGCCTGAGGGAGGAGCTGGTCTATCTGAAGAAGAACCATGCAGAG GAGCTTGCAGCCTTGCGCAGCCAAGTCAGTGCCAGCTCTGTGAATGTGGAGGTGGATGCCAAGCCTCAGGAGGACATATCCGCCACTCTGCAGGAGATTAGAACTCAGTATGAGGGCATTGCTGACAAGAACCGCCGTGAAATGGAGGCCTGGTACAAGGTCAAG TTCGATGAGCTGAACAAGCAGGTGGCATCCAGCACGCAGACTCTCCAGATCTCCCAAAGTGAGATCAGTGAGCTCAAGAGGACCCTGCAGACGCTTCAGATTGAACTGCAGTCCCAGCTCAGCCTG AAATCTGCTCTGGAGGACCAGCTGGCCGAGACAGAGTCCCGCTACAGCTTGCAGTTGAACCAGCTCCAGGCCATGGTCAACGCCCTGGAGAGCGAGCTCAGCCAGATGAGGACAGACATTGAGAGACAGTCCAGAGAGTACCAGGTGCTGCTGGACATCAAGACCAGGCTGGAGTTGGAGATCGCTGAGTACAGAAGACTGCTGGATGGAGAGGATGTAAA GAAAACTGTCATCACGACCGAAGTGAAAG ttCAACCAGTCATAACCCAGAGGAGGAAGGTGGTGATTGAGGAGCTTGTTGATGGAAAAGTGGTCTCCCGTACAGAAGATGTAGACACAGAAATCATCAGCAAGTAG